Below is a window of Gimesia chilikensis DNA.
GCCATGAAGCTGATCGGTCGACTCAAAGGCAGACCGATCAGCAGTGGATCGAGAAAACTCTGGTGATTACTGACCAGCACCCCGCCCCCCTGGGCAGGCAGACGCTCTTCATGGCGCGCCCGGTACCGCAGCCAGATTCCAAAGATCACCTGGAGAATCCATTGCAGCACCAGCCAGAGCAGCATCCTGCGGTGGGGGGGAACTCGTTTTTCTTCAGCCAACGCTCACGCCTCTCAGTCGATCGCCTTGAGTTTGAGCTGACTGGGGTCCAGCACCACATGCTTGACCAGATCCCGCTTCCAGGTGTAGGTGATGTGCACCTTACCGTCGTCGGTCTGAATCACAGCCGGGTAAGAGTATTCCCCCTTCTGATCTTCCAGCACCAGGGCCGTCGACCAGTGTTTACCGTCTTCCGAAACCGCCACATGCAGCGGGCTGCGGCCTTTCTTCGTTGGGTTATAAACCAGCAATGCACGACCATCTTTCAGGGTAACCGCGTCGGTGCCGCTGTTCGGGTTGGGCAGCGAGGTCATCGTGACTTCACCCCACGAACGGCCATTGTCTTCCGACCAGGCTTCGACGATCTTCCCCTGGCGGCTCCGACAGAGAATCTGCAGCTTGTCGCCATATTTGAGGACGGAGGGCTGAATCGCACCGATTTTGTGCCCGTCGTTCAACGGACCGGTCCGATGCCAGGTCTTACCGAGATCGGGAGTCCACTCCATCTGCAACTGCCAGCCGTTGTGTTCGGTACTCGCGGGACAGAGCAAAGTGCCGTCGGCCAGCAGGAACGGTTTATTTTTAACAGGACCGACAAAGCCGTCCGGCAGCCGTTTTGCAGGCCCCCAGGTTTTGCCGTTGTCGTGGGAGATTTTCAGCATGCCCCACCATTCACTCGGATTAGGACCGACCTTGTAAAACAGCAGCAGTGTGCCCGGTTTTGTCTGAAACAGCACCGGATTCCAGCAGGGATACCGCTTCGAGTCACTCTCCACGCCATCCGCGACACTCACGGGAGCCGTCCAGCCATCACCCTCGTTGCGGCACACCCAGATCTCTACATCCGGGTTCTTCTCATGCGTGCCGCCGAAGAAAGCACACACCAGGCCTTTGGGTGTCTCCACAATCGTCGAGGCATGGCAGGAAGGGAACGACGCATCGGTATACACGAACTCCTGTTTCACCAGGCCGGGCTGGTCGGCGGTGGTGTTTTCGGGCGGGTTGGCGTGGGCGGATGCGGTCATGCCGAAACAGACGAGAAACAGAGGCAACACGTTGCGGAATACGTTCACAGGTCGTAACTCTCTCATAAGTCGTACTTTCTTCACCACAGAGTATCAACGGGAAATGAGAATCGAATGGTCAGTACTCAGGATATCATCCCCCCACCCAAAGGGGAATTGGCAATAATTCGCTTCTCCCGTTTTTCACCAGATTTGATTTTCTTAACTCTTTTTCGTTGAATTTCACTCCTTTTCCGGGAATGGCA
It encodes the following:
- a CDS encoding sialidase family protein, which gives rise to MRELRPVNVFRNVLPLFLVCFGMTASAHANPPENTTADQPGLVKQEFVYTDASFPSCHASTIVETPKGLVCAFFGGTHEKNPDVEIWVCRNEGDGWTAPVSVADGVESDSKRYPCWNPVLFQTKPGTLLLFYKVGPNPSEWWGMLKISHDNGKTWGPAKRLPDGFVGPVKNKPFLLADGTLLCPASTEHNGWQLQMEWTPDLGKTWHRTGPLNDGHKIGAIQPSVLKYGDKLQILCRSRQGKIVEAWSEDNGRSWGEVTMTSLPNPNSGTDAVTLKDGRALLVYNPTKKGRSPLHVAVSEDGKHWSTALVLEDQKGEYSYPAVIQTDDGKVHITYTWKRDLVKHVVLDPSQLKLKAID